One genomic segment of Desulfomicrobium sp. ZS1 includes these proteins:
- the tmcD gene encoding electron transfer complex subunit TmcD has translation MSEYSAWDWGIGSRTVADLSECDCDVEWREENQASPDGEQVAAVVKTGDGEFSVCVNNTCWEPRYERIWYLRYSPDGRLAGLACDGDWTMCVDGEPWEETYGFLFNTLFSKDGSTIACCVADSMTYGMVVEGVAWENLYPNANNFELSADGKRSAAVVQTVPLGQAEVFKFKEGIYSVAVDGTPWDVSFVNAWTPRFNADSSSVAAQVRHTLFDYTIVVDGKPWAESFNQVWEPLFHPTKNSVAAPVRLAGKWGMALDGKVIWQPSFFQVWQQQFSPSGDKLAAIVCPKYGYWTLAVDGTPWNTTFGDMVMDMTFSPDGKRLAALGKRDGKWTVFSDDKAWNSNYDMCYAPVFSPDSNHVAARVEKKGRFTIAVDGKEYGQGFDQCFDPTFSPDGSRILIRAIVDGKYQRIVESVAKIIG, from the coding sequence ATGAGTGAGTATTCTGCCTGGGATTGGGGCATAGGCTCCAGAACCGTGGCCGACCTGTCAGAATGTGACTGTGACGTTGAATGGCGCGAGGAAAACCAGGCCAGCCCCGATGGGGAACAGGTAGCGGCCGTGGTCAAGACCGGTGACGGGGAGTTCAGTGTGTGCGTCAACAACACATGCTGGGAGCCGAGATACGAGCGCATCTGGTATCTGCGCTATTCTCCGGACGGACGCTTGGCCGGATTGGCCTGCGACGGCGACTGGACCATGTGCGTGGATGGCGAGCCGTGGGAAGAAACCTACGGATTCCTGTTCAACACCTTGTTTTCCAAAGATGGTTCGACCATCGCCTGTTGCGTTGCCGATTCCATGACCTACGGAATGGTGGTGGAGGGCGTTGCCTGGGAGAATCTTTATCCCAACGCCAATAATTTTGAACTCAGTGCCGACGGCAAGCGTAGCGCAGCCGTGGTTCAAACCGTTCCCTTGGGACAGGCTGAGGTCTTCAAGTTCAAAGAAGGGATCTACTCTGTAGCAGTGGATGGAACTCCTTGGGACGTGAGCTTCGTGAACGCCTGGACCCCGCGCTTCAATGCCGACAGCAGTTCGGTTGCTGCTCAGGTTCGTCATACGCTCTTCGATTACACCATTGTCGTGGACGGCAAACCCTGGGCAGAGAGCTTCAACCAGGTCTGGGAACCGCTTTTCCACCCCACCAAGAATTCGGTGGCGGCGCCGGTGCGCCTGGCCGGCAAGTGGGGCATGGCCCTGGACGGCAAGGTCATCTGGCAGCCTTCTTTCTTTCAGGTCTGGCAGCAGCAGTTCAGCCCTTCCGGCGACAAACTCGCCGCCATCGTCTGCCCCAAATACGGGTACTGGACATTGGCCGTGGATGGCACCCCGTGGAACACGACGTTTGGCGACATGGTCATGGACATGACTTTTAGTCCCGACGGAAAGCGTCTGGCCGCACTTGGCAAGCGGGACGGCAAGTGGACTGTATTTTCCGACGACAAGGCCTGGAATAGCAATTACGACATGTGTTATGCTCCGGTTTTTTCACCGGATAGCAATCATGTGGCCGCAAGAGTTGAAAAGAAGGGCCGTTTCACTATCGCGGTGGATGGCAAGGAATATGGCCAGGGTTTCGATCAATGCTTTGACCCGACGTTCAGTCCTGATGGAAGCCGGATTCTCATCCGTGCCATCGTGGACGGGAAGTACCAAAGAATTGTCGAGTCCGTAGCAAAAATCATCGGATAA
- a CDS encoding NAD(P)/FAD-dependent oxidoreductase: MSHFDIIVIGAGPGGYAAALLASQRRKTVALIERQHLGGTCLNWGCIPTKLYLGATAHLEGLHAQSRLRLCRGSVQMDMGALKKRKNAFVAATHKAMGCCLEKHGVALVQGQASLIDKNTVRVASDAEQTLSFTTLIIATGSSTNWFAGLEPDHARILDSTDLLDLDEAPASLAVIGAGAIGLEMAEFWNRMGTAIHVIEAAPRIAPAEDEEIAQTLSGMLKRKKWNIVTGKRVAGLVNEGESVLVRLEDGTQIRVEKALVAVGRKPNTPGLGLDNAGVAMTGAGWVTTDDFLRTTPNIYAIGDVNGRTLLAHAAEHQGRYAVLHALGETAAPYTPGPIPGCIYGSIEVMRAGHTAAELAAQGKTVTVSRASLGANPISQAHGQAQGLVKVAWVDGVVHGVTAVGHGASHLVTLAEIMVRDRWTAHTAHEHIFAHPTLDEALRDALIAPQEEK; encoded by the coding sequence ATGAGCCATTTTGACATCATTGTCATAGGTGCAGGTCCGGGCGGTTATGCCGCAGCTCTGCTCGCCAGTCAAAGAAGAAAAACGGTCGCCCTCATCGAGAGACAACACCTCGGAGGAACGTGCCTGAACTGGGGATGCATCCCCACCAAGCTTTATCTTGGAGCCACCGCCCATCTCGAGGGCCTGCATGCCCAGTCGCGCTTGCGCCTGTGCAGAGGGTCCGTGCAGATGGACATGGGCGCTCTCAAGAAAAGAAAAAACGCCTTTGTCGCGGCGACCCACAAGGCCATGGGGTGCTGTCTTGAGAAACATGGGGTCGCTCTGGTCCAAGGTCAAGCGTCCCTGATCGATAAAAACACGGTGCGTGTCGCCAGCGATGCCGAACAGACTTTGAGCTTTACGACGCTCATCATTGCCACGGGCTCCTCCACGAACTGGTTTGCGGGGCTTGAGCCCGATCATGCGAGAATCCTCGACTCCACGGATCTCTTGGATCTTGATGAAGCGCCCGCAAGCCTCGCGGTCATCGGAGCAGGAGCCATCGGCCTAGAAATGGCCGAGTTCTGGAACCGGATGGGCACGGCCATCCATGTCATCGAGGCCGCCCCCCGCATCGCCCCCGCCGAAGACGAAGAAATCGCGCAGACCCTAAGCGGAATGCTCAAGCGCAAAAAATGGAACATCGTCACGGGCAAACGGGTAGCCGGGCTCGTCAATGAAGGCGAATCGGTCCTGGTGCGGCTGGAGGACGGCACTCAAATCCGGGTCGAGAAGGCCCTGGTCGCGGTTGGACGCAAACCGAACACTCCGGGCCTCGGGCTCGATAACGCAGGTGTTGCCATGACCGGCGCGGGCTGGGTCACGACCGACGACTTTTTGCGGACAACGCCGAACATCTACGCCATCGGCGACGTCAACGGCCGCACCCTGCTGGCCCACGCGGCCGAACATCAGGGCCGCTACGCCGTGCTGCACGCGCTGGGTGAAACGGCCGCGCCCTACACGCCAGGCCCAATTCCGGGCTGTATCTATGGCTCCATCGAGGTCATGCGCGCCGGGCACACCGCCGCCGAACTTGCGGCCCAAGGCAAAACCGTGACCGTTTCCCGCGCAAGCCTCGGCGCAAACCCCATCTCCCAGGCCCACGGCCAGGCCCAGGGGCTGGTCAAGGTCGCGTGGGTGGACGGCGTGGTGCATGGCGTGACCGCCGTCGGACACGGGGCATCGCATCTGGTCACCCTGGCCGAGATCATGGTCCGCGATCGCTGGACCGCGCATACGGCGCACGAACACATCTTCGCCCACCCCACTCTGGACGAGGCCCTGCGTGATGCGCTCATCGCCCCGCAGGAGGAGAAATGA
- the hmcE gene encoding sulfate respiration complex protein HmcE, with the protein MYEILTGPLLWIAFAVFFVGLAARVVLYFLGLDWRLDRVAYKPHMAYGLKGAFRSVYRWLLPFGTYSWRAKPIFTVMFFAFHIGLVIVPLFLEGHAVMIRNGLGINWPAMPQILADVLAIAALAGGLGIAVRRLVLPEVRILTDFKDIMLLVLILTLLASGIIATYHTANYSFWITLHVLCGVIVLLTAPFTKLSHIALFFCTRIQLGMDFGIKRGGMKSNFDW; encoded by the coding sequence ATGTATGAGATATTGACTGGTCCGCTGCTCTGGATTGCCTTTGCGGTTTTCTTTGTCGGCCTGGCCGCCCGGGTGGTGCTGTACTTCCTCGGGCTCGACTGGAGGCTGGACCGCGTGGCCTACAAGCCGCACATGGCCTACGGACTCAAAGGCGCCTTCAGATCCGTGTACCGTTGGCTTTTGCCTTTCGGGACATACAGCTGGCGCGCTAAACCCATATTCACGGTAATGTTTTTCGCCTTTCATATCGGCCTTGTCATTGTTCCTCTGTTCCTGGAGGGACACGCGGTCATGATTCGCAACGGTCTTGGCATCAACTGGCCGGCCATGCCGCAGATTCTGGCCGATGTGCTCGCCATTGCGGCGCTGGCCGGCGGTCTTGGCATCGCCGTGCGCCGTCTGGTGCTGCCCGAAGTGCGCATTCTGACCGATTTCAAGGATATCATGCTGCTGGTGCTGATTCTGACGCTGTTGGCCTCCGGCATCATCGCCACCTATCATACGGCCAACTATTCGTTCTGGATCACCCTGCACGTGCTGTGCGGCGTGATTGTGCTGCTGACCGCTCCCTTCACCAAGCTGTCTCATATTGCGCTGTTCTTTTGCACGCGCATTCAGCTCGGCATGGATTTCGGGATCAAGCGCGGCGGAATGAAGTCCAATTTTGACTGGTAA
- the hmcD gene encoding sulfate respiration complex protein HmcD, protein MEFMTLHDFMFWTKGMAYVGMGVGLVAFVAFWLFLSERDEDKFADTEEE, encoded by the coding sequence ATGGAATTCATGACACTTCATGACTTCATGTTCTGGACCAAGGGCATGGCCTATGTAGGAATGGGCGTTGGTCTGGTGGCATTCGTGGCCTTCTGGCTGTTCTTGTCCGAAAGGGACGAGGACAAGTTCGCCGACACGGAAGAAGAATAG
- the tmcB gene encoding electron transfer complex ferredoxin TmcB, whose translation MKERVWIKDEAVERGAEKLTPERIEKTINAVFDNEAGARLQAYVDTCAHCGLCSDACHFFVSRDRDPRFSPVGKVKQTIWEMLDKKGKVSAEFMKQAIQVAQTECNLCRRCVQYCPFGIDIAYMMSLVRRIGHKLEITPLYIQDTAHSHAATMNQMWVKDDEWIDALLWQEDELRDEFPTGRIPLEKEGADIMYSVIGPEPKFRTQLIYQAAAIMNEAGCNWTMPATPGWDNSDMAMYTGDSEMMGRLKRMHFDTAARLRVKKIVMGECGHAFRSVYDTGNRVLGWQMPPIQVVHALEFYWDLLNEGKIKVAKKFEEPVTFHDPCNVVRGRGLHEKAREVVRAFCPNFIEMTPNREHNYCCAAGGGVINCGPPYKNARVESNRVKAEQLQRTGVKVCIAPCHNCHGGLEDIIHAYKLGIELKFLGEIIYDCMEKPNAV comes from the coding sequence ATGAAAGAACGCGTCTGGATAAAAGATGAAGCTGTTGAACGGGGTGCTGAAAAGTTGACCCCGGAAAGGATCGAGAAGACGATTAATGCGGTTTTCGACAATGAAGCCGGGGCACGCCTCCAGGCTTATGTCGATACGTGCGCTCATTGCGGTTTGTGCTCGGATGCCTGCCATTTCTTTGTGTCCCGGGATCGCGATCCCCGCTTTTCCCCTGTGGGCAAGGTCAAGCAGACTATCTGGGAGATGCTCGACAAGAAAGGCAAGGTTTCCGCAGAGTTTATGAAGCAGGCGATTCAGGTCGCTCAGACCGAATGCAATCTTTGCCGTCGCTGCGTACAGTATTGTCCCTTCGGAATCGACATCGCATATATGATGTCATTGGTGCGCCGCATTGGTCACAAATTGGAGATCACCCCCCTCTATATTCAGGATACGGCGCATTCCCATGCCGCCACCATGAATCAGATGTGGGTCAAAGACGACGAATGGATTGATGCCCTGCTCTGGCAGGAAGACGAGTTGCGTGATGAATTCCCGACAGGACGCATACCGCTGGAAAAGGAAGGGGCGGACATCATGTATTCCGTTATCGGGCCGGAGCCCAAATTCCGTACCCAGCTTATTTATCAGGCTGCGGCCATCATGAACGAGGCTGGCTGCAACTGGACCATGCCGGCGACTCCCGGCTGGGACAACTCCGATATGGCCATGTACACCGGCGATTCTGAGATGATGGGGCGCTTGAAGAGGATGCATTTCGACACCGCGGCCAGGCTGCGCGTGAAGAAAATCGTCATGGGTGAGTGTGGGCATGCTTTCAGGTCCGTTTACGATACCGGCAACCGCGTGCTGGGTTGGCAGATGCCGCCCATTCAGGTCGTTCATGCTCTTGAATTTTATTGGGATCTTTTGAACGAAGGTAAAATAAAGGTCGCTAAAAAATTTGAGGAGCCGGTCACCTTCCATGACCCTTGCAACGTTGTGCGTGGGCGCGGGTTGCACGAAAAGGCGCGTGAGGTGGTGCGGGCTTTTTGTCCCAATTTCATCGAAATGACTCCCAACAGGGAACACAATTATTGCTGCGCGGCAGGCGGCGGTGTCATCAACTGCGGTCCGCCATACAAGAACGCTCGCGTGGAAAGTAACAGGGTCAAGGCTGAGCAGTTACAACGCACCGGCGTCAAGGTCTGTATCGCACCATGTCATAACTGTCATGGTGGTCTTGAAGATATCATCCATGCGTACAAACTGGGCATCGAGCTCAAGTTCCTTGGGGAGATTATCTATGATTGCATGGAAAAACCAAATGCTGTCTAG
- the hmcB gene encoding sulfate respiration complex iron-sulfur protein HmcB, with amino-acid sequence MKRRKFIGMLAGAGACMAASTATAGGTHHFKGYPESFGVLFDSTKCIGCRKCEAACNKVNELPAQPVPFDDLAVLDSRRRTHHDTFTVVNKYSVNDKPVYRKQQCNHCLEPACASACFVGAFVKDKTGAVSHDASKCVGCRYCMIACPFEIPTYEYHDPITPRVRKCTMCQPRIEEGKLPGCVEDCPKGALVFGRREDLLNIARERIRKHPSIYIDHIYGEREMGGTSWMYISGVPFEKIGMREDLGVTPAPELTSGALSLVPAVVGLWPMFLTGAYALTKRREKIAEEEQHHAVAEAVAEAQSEAAKKAKAAMEKAERDKQAAIDREVKKALKEAEEARLKAETPADPSEQ; translated from the coding sequence ATGAAACGCAGAAAATTCATTGGCATGCTGGCTGGCGCAGGAGCCTGTATGGCGGCGTCAACGGCCACAGCCGGTGGAACACATCATTTTAAGGGTTATCCCGAAAGCTTCGGGGTGCTCTTTGACAGCACCAAATGCATCGGCTGCAGAAAATGCGAAGCCGCTTGCAACAAGGTCAACGAACTGCCCGCACAGCCGGTGCCCTTCGATGACCTGGCAGTATTGGACTCAAGACGGCGTACGCACCACGACACCTTCACCGTGGTCAACAAATACTCCGTCAACGACAAGCCGGTGTACCGCAAGCAGCAGTGCAATCATTGCCTGGAGCCTGCCTGCGCTTCGGCCTGTTTTGTCGGCGCCTTTGTCAAGGACAAGACCGGGGCCGTCAGCCACGACGCTTCCAAGTGCGTGGGCTGCCGCTACTGCATGATCGCCTGTCCGTTTGAAATTCCCACGTACGAATATCACGATCCCATCACTCCTCGGGTACGCAAGTGCACCATGTGCCAGCCGCGGATCGAAGAGGGAAAGCTGCCTGGGTGTGTCGAAGACTGCCCCAAGGGCGCACTGGTCTTCGGTCGTCGCGAGGACCTGTTGAACATTGCCCGCGAACGTATCCGCAAGCATCCAAGCATCTACATCGACCATATCTATGGCGAGCGTGAAATGGGTGGAACGAGCTGGATGTACATCTCCGGCGTGCCGTTTGAAAAAATCGGCATGCGTGAGGATCTGGGCGTCACCCCTGCTCCGGAACTCACTTCCGGCGCACTTTCCCTTGTTCCGGCCGTTGTGGGCCTGTGGCCCATGTTTTTGACCGGTGCCTATGCCCTGACCAAGCGTCGGGAAAAGATTGCCGAAGAAGAGCAGCACCATGCCGTGGCAGAGGCCGTGGCCGAAGCGCAGTCTGAGGCGGCAAAGAAGGCGAAAGCGGCCATGGAAAAGGCGGAACGCGACAAGCAGGCCGCCATTGATCGTGAAGTGAAAAAAGCGCTCAAGGAAGCGGAAGAGGCCCGGCTCAAAGCCGAAACTCCCGCTGATCCGAGCGAGCAATAA
- the tmcA gene encoding acidic tetraheme cytochrome c3 TmcA codes for MRHILYRYFIFCSVVLCVTFCSISAFSQDDTYLKVDAFGGLERPISAFDHDEHNDMAALEDCSVCHHVYEDGKLVEGESSEDQACADCHTLKAQGSQPGLMMAYHQQCKSCHVESKKGPVACGECHVKK; via the coding sequence ATGAGACATATACTATACAGATACTTCATTTTCTGCTCTGTCGTGCTCTGCGTCACGTTTTGCAGTATTTCGGCTTTTTCCCAGGACGACACATATTTGAAGGTAGATGCCTTCGGAGGATTGGAACGTCCTATTAGTGCATTCGATCATGATGAACACAATGACATGGCTGCTCTGGAAGACTGTTCAGTTTGCCATCATGTCTACGAAGATGGAAAATTAGTCGAAGGCGAGAGTTCCGAAGATCAGGCTTGTGCTGATTGCCATACCCTCAAGGCGCAGGGCAGCCAGCCCGGCCTCATGATGGCCTACCACCAGCAGTGCAAGAGTTGCCACGTTGAATCAAAAAAAGGTCCCGTCGCTTGCGGCGAATGTCACGTAAAAAAATAA
- the hmcC gene encoding sulfate respiration complex protein HmcC produces the protein MSHHTTPSKTFWTPANILTAVILVIGLVLTVKRFTMGIGSVTNLTDDNPWGIWIGFDLLCGVALAAGGYTTSAAVYLFGMKKYHSAVRPAITTAFLGYAFVVFALLYDLGRYYRLPYPLTIYPGPTSFLFEVGLCVALYLTVLAIEFSPALWETLRWKKLRFWAHSLTLVLTIFGVVLSTLHQSSLGGLYLLAPSKLHPLWYSPYLALFFFVSSIPAGLSMVIFEGGLSHTFLHHKMDETHIKEAPGVTLGFAKAAAVVLFTYFNLKWIGVALDNNWHYLSTGWGAWFLVEMLGFVLVPCLMYAVAAREKSQKLAFWASIVTVLGIVLNRLNISLVAFNWQLPAELRYVPSWEEIMITVFIVTLEITVLRICLNKLPILHEHPEFKGAH, from the coding sequence ATGTCTCACCACACCACACCAAGCAAGACATTCTGGACTCCGGCGAACATCCTGACTGCCGTCATCCTGGTCATTGGCCTGGTTCTGACCGTGAAGCGGTTCACCATGGGCATCGGCTCGGTGACCAATCTGACCGACGACAATCCATGGGGCATCTGGATCGGTTTCGACCTGCTCTGCGGCGTCGCTCTGGCCGCCGGCGGCTACACGACCTCCGCAGCCGTGTACCTTTTCGGCATGAAAAAATATCACTCCGCGGTGCGTCCGGCCATCACCACCGCATTCCTGGGCTACGCCTTCGTGGTCTTTGCCCTGCTCTACGATCTGGGCCGCTACTACCGGTTGCCCTATCCGCTGACCATCTATCCCGGCCCGACCTCCTTTCTTTTCGAAGTAGGTCTGTGCGTGGCCCTGTACCTGACCGTTCTGGCCATCGAATTCTCGCCTGCGCTGTGGGAAACCCTGCGCTGGAAGAAGCTGCGCTTCTGGGCGCATAGCCTGACCCTGGTGCTGACCATCTTCGGCGTTGTCCTGTCCACCCTGCACCAGTCTTCGCTGGGCGGGCTGTACCTGCTTGCACCTTCCAAGCTGCATCCGTTGTGGTACTCGCCGTATCTGGCGCTGTTCTTCTTCGTTTCGAGCATCCCCGCCGGTCTCTCCATGGTCATTTTCGAAGGGGGGCTGTCGCACACGTTCCTGCATCACAAGATGGACGAAACCCACATCAAGGAAGCTCCCGGCGTAACCCTTGGTTTCGCCAAGGCCGCGGCGGTGGTCCTCTTCACCTACTTCAACCTGAAGTGGATCGGCGTGGCCCTGGACAACAACTGGCACTACCTCTCGACGGGTTGGGGCGCATGGTTCCTGGTCGAAATGCTGGGCTTCGTGCTCGTGCCTTGCCTGATGTATGCCGTTGCGGCCCGCGAAAAGAGCCAGAAGCTGGCCTTCTGGGCCTCCATCGTCACGGTGCTCGGCATCGTGCTGAACAGGCTCAACATCTCGCTGGTGGCCTTCAACTGGCAGCTTCCGGCCGAACTACGCTACGTCCCTTCCTGGGAAGAGATCATGATCACCGTATTCATCGTCACCCTTGAAATCACCGTGTTGCGGATCTGCCTGAACAAGCTGCCGATCCTGCATGAACACCCTGAGTTCAAGGGCGCGCACTAA
- the hmcA gene encoding sulfate respiration complex hexadecaheme cytochrome HmcA, with protein MLRWVGILCVSMAVAGFGLNALGGKQESIETKALGADLISIDTLKKFGDLDYPVVRFEHDKHTKAVEGKCESCHTVTGNTVTAKFKRQEDTNAAEIKAIYHDNCIACHDDTSTAGKKSGPGSEQCRTCHAGPADSSRTLISFDKSLHYRHSSSKMVLPAPGQKENCSKCHSQDKPEARNLAFAENKDQAHEKCLSCHMEIGKAQQPTGPVECAGCHDATVRAGFKKVADAPRLEAGQSDYALLMAATAQAGTEPKLVSAVPFNHKLHEEKNENCSVCHHNASSKGVIPCSQCHTSLGKEEGGFITTEQAMHRVTAQTSCVGCHAQAQAKPECAGCHTFMGRTGQNTDASCVKCHVDITPGAELINDRNARSNTAAMLMNTRIKSDPEIKVGEIPEIVEIGVLANEYQVSKFPHRKIVQKIMDGMKDDSMAAYFHSSPNAVCSGCHHNSPASANPPKCVSCHGKVASAQDGAKPDLKTAYHQQCIGCHSEMGIQKPAATACAECHAVKQ; from the coding sequence ATGCTGCGATGGGTGGGAATCCTGTGCGTAAGCATGGCTGTGGCTGGATTCGGTCTGAACGCTCTTGGGGGAAAACAGGAATCGATCGAAACGAAAGCACTGGGCGCGGATCTCATATCCATCGACACGCTCAAGAAGTTCGGTGATCTCGATTATCCTGTGGTCCGGTTCGAGCATGACAAGCACACCAAGGCTGTGGAGGGGAAGTGCGAATCCTGCCATACTGTGACCGGCAACACGGTTACGGCCAAGTTCAAGCGTCAGGAAGATACGAATGCCGCGGAAATCAAGGCCATTTATCACGACAACTGCATCGCGTGCCATGACGACACGTCCACGGCCGGCAAGAAAAGCGGACCCGGCAGCGAGCAGTGCCGGACCTGTCACGCGGGGCCTGCGGATTCGTCACGGACGTTGATCTCGTTCGATAAATCCCTGCATTACCGCCACTCGTCGTCGAAGATGGTTCTTCCTGCCCCCGGGCAGAAGGAGAACTGCTCCAAATGCCACTCCCAGGACAAGCCTGAAGCGCGCAATCTCGCTTTTGCCGAGAACAAGGATCAGGCACATGAAAAATGTCTGTCCTGTCATATGGAGATCGGTAAGGCGCAACAGCCTACCGGCCCTGTGGAGTGCGCCGGCTGTCATGACGCCACTGTCCGCGCCGGATTCAAGAAGGTCGCGGATGCGCCACGGCTTGAAGCCGGGCAGTCCGATTACGCTCTGCTTATGGCCGCCACGGCTCAGGCCGGAACCGAGCCCAAGCTGGTCAGCGCCGTGCCTTTCAATCACAAGCTGCATGAAGAAAAGAACGAGAACTGCTCGGTCTGCCATCATAACGCTTCGTCCAAGGGCGTGATCCCCTGTTCGCAGTGCCACACGTCATTGGGCAAGGAAGAGGGCGGCTTCATAACCACCGAGCAGGCCATGCACCGCGTGACCGCGCAGACCAGTTGCGTGGGGTGTCATGCCCAGGCGCAGGCCAAGCCGGAATGCGCCGGATGCCACACCTTCATGGGTCGAACCGGTCAGAACACAGATGCCAGTTGCGTCAAATGCCATGTCGACATCACGCCCGGAGCTGAGCTGATCAATGACAGGAACGCCCGCAGCAACACTGCGGCGATGCTCATGAACACCCGCATCAAGAGCGACCCTGAGATCAAGGTCGGCGAGATTCCCGAGATCGTCGAGATCGGCGTCCTGGCCAACGAGTACCAGGTCAGCAAATTCCCGCATCGCAAGATCGTGCAGAAGATCATGGATGGCATGAAGGACGACAGCATGGCTGCGTACTTTCACTCCAGCCCGAACGCTGTCTGTTCCGGTTGTCATCACAACAGTCCAGCTTCAGCCAATCCTCCCAAATGCGTCAGTTGTCATGGCAAGGTCGCGAGCGCGCAGGATGGAGCCAAGCCAGACCTCAAGACCGCCTATCACCAGCAATGCATCGGTTGTCATAGCGAAATGGGCATCCAGAAGCCGGCGGCCACTGCCTGCGCGGAATGTCATGCCGTAAAGCAATAA
- the tmcC gene encoding TmcC family electron transfer complex membrane anchor subunit: protein MQDVYLLVSGPLAWAAWTIFVLGSIYKIWSTLNTARKKDQVLLNYVSFRYGMRSIINWSIPFNTVNMRLNPVFTGIAFFFHIAFFVLLIFVSAHQIMIEEGFGIGWFTIPDFVADILAFAVIGACIFFAVRRVMRPEVSYVTDWTDFALLALVAAPFVTGVLAYHQLGNYMLMVVLHMVSAELLLVAIPFTRLSHMLLAPLTRAYIGSEFGMVRHVKDW from the coding sequence ATGCAGGATGTCTATTTATTGGTATCTGGCCCCCTGGCTTGGGCTGCCTGGACTATTTTTGTACTTGGATCAATATACAAAATCTGGTCGACACTGAATACCGCAAGAAAAAAAGATCAAGTTTTGCTCAATTATGTCTCATTCAGATATGGAATGAGATCCATCATTAACTGGTCCATTCCGTTCAATACGGTCAACATGAGGTTGAACCCTGTTTTTACCGGAATCGCGTTTTTCTTTCACATTGCTTTTTTTGTGCTGCTGATTTTTGTCTCCGCACATCAAATCATGATCGAGGAAGGGTTCGGCATCGGTTGGTTCACTATTCCTGATTTTGTGGCCGACATTCTGGCCTTCGCGGTCATTGGCGCGTGCATCTTTTTTGCCGTGCGACGGGTGATGCGTCCTGAAGTGAGTTATGTTACCGACTGGACGGATTTTGCCCTGCTCGCCCTTGTGGCGGCGCCCTTTGTGACGGGAGTTCTGGCCTACCATCAGCTTGGCAATTACATGCTCATGGTCGTGCTGCACATGGTCTCGGCAGAGCTTTTGCTCGTGGCCATTCCCTTCACGCGTCTCAGTCATATGCTGCTGGCTCCCTTGACCAGGGCATATATCGGGTCTGAATTCGGCATGGTGCGCCACGTCAAGGATTGGTAA